Within the Setaria viridis chromosome 3, Setaria_viridis_v4.0, whole genome shotgun sequence genome, the region GTTTGATTTAGTTCACTCCATTGACCCATTGTAGTTCACAAATACTTTGATGAAATGGACAAATTTGATAACCTCTCTTGCACTACAGCAAGAAAGAAAAGTTGCCTGCCTTGTGGGAATTTTAAGTTTGAAATGCATAATTTGTGCTGcttccgttcttaaatatatggcGTTTAGGATAAGATGCCTAAATGTCATGTATTTAAGAACAGAGTATTATGACAAGCACTATTATGCCAGATCAAATTTGGCATGTTATTGTAATTACTAAAGCCTTTACTATTATCCATCCTTTAGCTTTAATCCTTTTTCTGGATCATTGGTATCAGACTGAATGAATGATCCACATTGCTTTTTTTTATCTTGGCCGTTATATCCATAATCCTTCTTTGCTTACTCAAGGCATATTCCATTCCCTTTTCTGTGTGTTGTTGGATGTGATGTGCTGGGGAAGGTTTAACACCCAGAAAAATTCGAAATAAATAGTGAAACCACCAAGTTCAAATCTAAGCGTGCCTGGGAGATCTTACATGAAATCTCCGTTAAGTGATTTCATGGATGATACAGATACTCTAATTGCAAtcttatgaaaaaaaattctttaGCCGAGATGCCAGCTGCGTGGTATATGTGTTGGCACATATAATACTTGGAGTGGTTTGACAGGTTGATAGAATATAACATTGTGGGACTAAGGGGACTTTAGGTGCAAATCTTCACCAAAGAATTCTCAGATGTAATGTTTTCAAGTATTGAAATTTTGGATCTTTGTTCTGACTTCTTACCATACATCGTCTAGGTTTTTATGGAGTGACTACTGCCGAGAAGAAACCAATGTTGCAGCCTCATGTTAATGCTCTGAGGTATCTTATTTATAGCCGCTTCTACTGTAATTAGTCGGAGTCTCAACCATTGAACAGAACTTTGGTGATTGTATTGTTTGATGAACAACATATTGTTTTTATCTGTTACATACTTAAAACAACCAAATTTGTATCTAACTCGCTTTATTCATTTCATAACATAGATTGAGTAGCCCTTCTCTTGGTGAATATCCGGAGAATAAAACAAAAAGGGTCACCAAAATATGTACCTTTTACGCTCAAGGTTGGTGCCAGAATGGAAAGAATTGCACTTTTCTTCATGACAGAGAGGGTTTTGGTTCTGCAAAGGCTGGTCTGCTTGCACCAGCTGGTTCTGGGAATCATCGAGGTATGAGCTTCCTAACTAGGAAAATCTGTGGGCAGCAACGTGCTAGCACAAACTTCCCTCCCAACTTCTTATTGCTCCCTGTTGTGCTTAGGTTCTGAAGAAGGATCCCAAGTACAACATCAATCCAACTTGAAAGTGCCTCAGTTCAAGTATGCAGAGGGTTCATCGAAATATGAGCTATATCGGAGCCTTGTTCATGTGTATGGTGAAGATAATGAGaggttggcacatcttgctgaTAAACAAAACCTTACCACTCCAGGGGTTTCACAAGGGCTCCCTGGCAGTATTGATGATTCATTTACTAAAAGGCCGACTGCTCCTATAAATGAGCTGGTGCGGAGTCTAGTAGTTCATGAGAAGAACCACAAACCTTTCATGGGACACCCTATTGGTTTGGCTGCTGAAACAAGAAGATACCTTGACGTGAACACCTTAAATTCAGACCACCAGTTTCAATCATCTGGCATGTCTATTTCGTCCGATACTCTCCAATTCCGTGAGAAGCTGTCAGCTTATGGTGGAACAACAGATAATCTTCCCAACACACATCAGAAAGAACATCGTTCAAGCCATGCCTCATATAGTTCATGTAACTTAACAGGATTCAGAAATCTAGGCTATGCTACCTCTGAAATTTCCTTAGGAAGCCCAAGTCTCCGAGCAACTTCTCAGCTGGGAATACAGTCCCATCATCTGTTCAGAACTGGTATTGAGAAGGTTAATCTCCATAGACATATTGACGTTGACAAGGGCTGTGGTACTTCTAGACCTGCACTACTTTCAAGCAGTTCACTTGACCCTTCTATCATATCAGCTGGGCCACTTTCTCCAATCAAGGATGAGGTCTGGGAAACATCAGTGCCTTTTGTACCTTCTTTTAGTTTTCCAACACCTCCAGGAAGTCCATATGACCCATTCGTTGACTGTATTGAACCTCCTAAAGTTGGGAATACAGATAATCTGAAGTCGTCCAATATATCCTTCAGTATTTCAAGTCAGCATACAAATCCGGATGTCATCACTGATAAATCACTGAATCGCGATGACAAGTTAACCAGGAATATGTCTGCCATAGGAGCAAATGGACCTGCATGCTTGATTGCATCTGATAGAGGACGCAGCTCTAGCCTGGACGTTAATAACAGGGTGAAAGCTTGTGACAGAAAAAATAATGTAGGTAGTAGCGATGAGAAAGCAAGAGACTTTCGTTTTCATTTGGCAGAACATATAAAGGACTTGATCAAACCAATATGGaaggaaggtaatctgagtaaAGATGCTCATAAACAGGTAGTGAAAAAAAGTGTTGAAAAAGTTGTTGATTCAATTGAGCCAAATCAAGTACCAACTACTAAAGAGATGATTGCCAAATATATTACCACCAATGGATCAAAGATAGAAAAACTTGTGAAGGTAAATATCTTGAACTTCCAGTTCAATGGCAAATCTATCCATTAGCCTCGCATTATTTACTTCCGTCGATTTCATCACAGGCATATGTTGATAGGCATCGTACAGCATGAGATCCAAGCTTCTAAATGTTGAATTACTGCTCGACCAAGATTGGAGCTTGGACTTGATGTCGATGGGAGCTTGAGCCTCATGTCCCGCCAATCTGGTTGACCTACGTTTGTAGGTGCAAGAAGTTTTTATTGGTATGGTAGTTGTTTCTGAATAAGATATTTTGTTGCTTGAACCTGGTTGGTTTTGTAGACTTCAGTCTGAACTCCCAAATAGTAACTGGACATGGTAGACATTTAGTTTATGTTTGCATGTTAGCATCTAATGCAGCTAAGGACAAGCCTTTTTGCATGTCTGGATAATCTGTGGAATATGGATGGTGCTTACTCTTCTCCCCCTTGCCTGGTGTACCATCtccatttttttgtttggtcaATTGTTCTTTCGTATTTGGTGCTGTAGGATTTGAAAAGAAGACATGTTCTTCAAGTGCTCTTACATGATTGTTTGTCTGTTAGATTTACTAAGcataaaatagtttaatatggtGTAAAGAAACAACATTATTAGTGATATATTAGGCcatatttttcattttcttaGTACACGTGCACAATTATAGAACATAATACAGGAAGAGGGCGATAGCAGGAGCTTATTTGCAACCTTTTCATAGTTCTCAATATCATAAGTAAACAGGTTGGGGAGCATCAAACTTTGACATGGAGCACTAGTGCAAATCAGGATGTAAAAATAAGAGGATATGACCTATCCATGTGATAACCTAGCTTATACATTGTTAATGCATATCTAGCCTCATTTTGAACCCAACTCGACATCAGATCAAGACCTAATTGTTTATGATCAATTTTTGTCGTGTCGATTTTAGCAATACGAATAGCAAAATGATAGAGATCTCTTTCAGTAAGTCCTCATTAGAGCGTTGTAACCACTTCATTGCCTTAACTCCAATGAGGCAATGAGTCTTATCATAGTTCAAGTCTGTGTTGAGTGAATATCGCTTCCTTTCCCACCCACATTGTCATGTTCTTCGGCTACCCTTCTTTTGTTGGCATCATGGTGTTGTTGGCGGCCTGGCGCTTTTGCTTCGGTGCAGTTCTCCGTGTTCCCATCCTTGTTCTGTAGCTGCATCCTTCTATCTAGCTTCCTAAACTTGTGATCACCACTTCGAAATTCATCAAATTGGCATGCTGCCACATAATCTACTTTCTCCAATATCACTTACCCTTTGACCCTATTATCAAAGCTTTTGAATGGTTTGAGCTAGTAAGTTGCATGATTGCATTCCCCTACCTTCCTTGCCTTAATCAATAAGCATAACCAAAATGCAATATTCTTGTGCAAGAGATATTTCTCCAGGCTATGTAGACCCAAGTCGGGCTCTAAGGACTCGATGATCAAGAGGGCTCTCGGCACGGTGCACAACCCATTTTGGCACGGACCGGTCCAGGTCGGCACGGCCTGTATGGTTTGTCGTGCTTGTTGGCGGCAAGTCTAGCACAACATGTCGGCCCAAGCACGGCCCGTTTAACCGGCAGCCCACCAACGACCTGCTCCCATCCCACCGGCTCCCCAAATCCTAGCCCATCAATTTCCCCCTTCCTGGCAACAGCTTCCCGCTACTCCCTGCTCCCTAGAAGCATCCCCCACAAGCTTTCACTGTTCTTCTCGCTGCATCGTTCGTCGCCGCTCTTGTGCGTGCCCCCCCTAGGATGAGTAGCCGAAGGTTGAAGTGAAGCAACTAGTGCGTGGCACCATGGTGGCTAACCCCATGAGTCCCGCATCACTAACGAAGTTGATGTCTTGGATATGCGAGGTAAGTAACGACGAACGGTGTGATCTGAATGTCTGATGTGCTCTGATTTCTATGACTGCTTTGAGAAATGAGATATGCATGAACTTGTGATGTGTGATGTGTGATGTGTAATTTGTGAGATGAACTTGTAAAATGTGAGATGAATTTGTGATGCATGTGAATGTGATTGGTGCGTTGATGGGCGGCACGACCTATCAGGCTCGTTGGGCTCACGAGCCAGCCCGACACGTTTAAGGTCTCCATTAGCCAAGCCTAGGCCAATGAGGCGGCACGGACCGATATCATAGTCGTGCCATCACGGGCACTTTCTGTTCCGTGCCAAGTGGGCCGTTGTGTTCCGTGTCGGGTGGCCCGTTTGGCGATGTATTATCACGAAGACACAACCCTTGATGGTCCCGAAGGACTCTAAAGAAAGGAAAGTGTGTTTGTCATGGGCTAGAACTTGGCAAGTTGAGGCAAGATGATCATGAGTCATGACGTCGCATTTGTTGACCGTTTTATCGTTGGTCAACTTCTTGATCACCTTGAAGGGCAAAACCGTCATTTGTATAAGGTCATGTTGTGTCTCATAGTCATAGCCATAACCAATATAAATGCTACGCCTCATAAATCTTGGATGCTAGGCTCATAAATCGGCCAAACTTCCTTGCTCTGTCCGACTTTGTGGCGTGCTTCATTCCAATCCTTGTCATGCGACTGCTTCTACCATTGTATATAACATCATTCTTATATCTCACATAAAAACTTTTAGAGGTTTGTTGCAAAAATAATCATGCAAAAGTGATTATATACAAACCTATCTTCACTCTATGGTCTAACCATTCCTCTTTGGTGGCATGTATAAAGCTCTTCATTGCCAATTTGATATTACAATCACATATTCTATGATGTATCGAATGATCATCTTGTGATGCATCTCAATAATCTTGTGCGTTATTGATATTACAATCACATATTCTATGATGTGTCGAATGATCGTCTTGTGATGCATCTCAATAATCTTGTGCGTTATTGTTGCTATGCGTGTTTATTGTACTTGAGCGGATGCTATAATCAAGGAATCTTTGGCATTGTTGGTGTGTTTTATTCCCCAGAGGATTTTGAGATTTCATTAGGTTTGACATGAGATGAGATAGATGACATGTGCAATGTTTTTGAGTTGTTTGTTTAATCGAGAAATCGATTCCTCACACCAATTAGGCGGATCGATTCGAGTCGGCCGATCATTCAATTTATCATTGACTAGTCATGAGTAGGACAAGTCTAGTCGGGGGAGGGCCTAAATCGAAATGTGCCAAGATTCTCCCCTCCCCTGAAGTGCATGACATCTTCGTTGGCCCGACACGCTCATAACCGACCAAATCACTAGGAACATTACTTCTTGGGGCACGTTCATGCATCCACTCCTGGTACACGTGCCATGCATGGCCTACAAGCGACATGTGCAACATGTCTCAACCATGGGCTCACAAGCACCTGTGTGACCTGGagggtcggctctgataccattatATCGGAGTCCATACGGTTCCAATCAACTCGCACGCTGAGTGAACACACTCTCACCATCCTGCTTATGCTTTCGTCCTTTCCTTGTGTAAAAGGTTTTACCTCCTAATCGACATTAACTCTAGGAACCTTATATGTTGGTGTAACTTGGCCTTAACTAGCAAGGTTGAACCACAACCTCACATGTAAATGCATATGGGCCACCATGATCCTAATTCAaattgggcaaggatgtcacACAATAGCTTGGTTTTTTTAAGCAAAGAAACTCACATAGAACAACAACATGCTGGGCTCAAACCAAAACCAATATATTGTGTTCTACTCTTTCTATTCTCTATTCCATGCTTTGCAAGATGTTAATGCTCTGAATAGCTAACTACCTAAGGCCATAGCTCGCCCTGAGTCAACCGATCTACTTGATCGACTAGCTCTATACTCATCACGCCTAGTCAACTAGTTAGTGCCCAAGCAACTACATCCAAATTTCCACTTAAAACTTTGTACATGTGTATGAGGGAGTTAGGATTTAAAGGGCACCAAGATTCAACATATACAAATTATTCCCAATTAAAAATAATTTCCTTGGTAATATCACAAAACCTTACCATTAGACATCTAATAAGTTATCCATGGCCAAGGAATTTTGATTGGTTTTGTTTGTCATCAAGTAATTCATCCTATTTCTCATCATATGGGTTATTTGTTGCTATCCTAACACGAGCTATTTTTTATATGTTGAATGCTTTTGCTTGAAAAGGTTACTTGCATGAATCTATCTTCAATGGATAAGGATTGAAAATTAAATTTAAGAATATTTAGTGAGTAAATGTCTCTTGGTCTTGCTTACACGCTCCTTGGTGGTATGGCAATAAATAGTTACATGCTCTTACGTAACATgttaaagataaaaaaaaatataaggatATATCATTCTACTATAGCTTCTTAAAATACCATGTCGAGTTCCCTGCTCACTATAAAATCATTGCGATGAATTGGCTAGGTGATCGTCAATTGAATTTTAATAATTCAGGTTCAATTTTGGACTTTCCAATGTCAATATAGTAATTATCTGGAGTTTTCATTGCTAAGAAAGTGCTGGTTTGGAGCATATTGTTGTTTCTTGTTCATCTGAATCATGAGATTGTATTGGAGCATATACAGTCCTCATGATTTGTTCTTTCTCGTTGACAAGTTTTACCCTCATGGTGGTTAGCCAATTTTTTGGTGACGATTTCCAATTCAAGTCATGGACTCTGGTTATTTGTGATTCTTACCTCATAAAAATCAGCCACCCAAATGTATACTCCTTTGATATCATATGGAAAACATATAAACTAATAAAATTCGCTATTTTGTCCATGGGTATGTATGTTGGAAAATGGCTTTACCCAAGAAAAAAGACCTGCATTTTAGATGGAGTATTAGCGATAACCGGGAAGCATATAAAGTAGAGATTGTGCTATGAGCCCATGAACAAGAAAGAGTATACATATTGATTTTACCCTTTTAAGTCCTGCCTCTTCGTTTTCAGACTAAATTATGCATGTGTCCTGTGGGTCCCCTATACCTTTAATTTTGCCTAATTATTTCCTATACAGCATTTAATGTACTTTATTTTGGACTCCAAAAAAGGAAATAATGCCAGTAATTTTAGAGGACAGCATTTTGAACCTGTCTTTTCACATTTCAGTTACTTCCTTATCTAGACCAACTGTGCCATAAATTTATGAGTCAGCTATCATAATTGCGATTATTGATGGGAGAATAAGATCATAAGCAGGGCATTATAGGCATGAGTTTGTTGTCGTCATACAGTTGGTGAGCCTTAGGCAATAATTATTGCAAAAGATTCTGACACTGAAATTCCACTGTGAAATCCCAACTATACACTGCCCCAACTTGCATGGGACTGAAAGGCTTGGTGGTTGTTATTGCATGGAGCTCATTTCCAGATTACCTTACAACTGTAACCAATTATGAACATTTCATGTTAATATAGCTTCACGTTCTATTGAAGAATTCCACTATGCAGCCTCTGGTGAATTGTTCTAGGTGCCATTTACTATGCGTTTTATCTACCAAAAACAAATGTAATGTTAGCAAGTTTAGTGGAACCTTGAACCTTCCATTTCTATTTGCAACACATTTGATAGTTTCCCTACCAACCTCCATTGATTTGTTTACTCTGGGACCCATCATATCATTTGTATTCTACTTAATAATTTTACAATCTCATTCTATCACAGTTTATCATCTACATCATGTACTAGTGTTGTTAATtcatatagaaaaaaaaagatattgtGCTCTAATGCGTTTATTTCCTCACAGGAAAAAGATTGAGCATTCTTAATTGACAACAGATGCAAAAGCCCAAAAAGTCTCAGGGGAGCTACCATAGGAAAGAGCAATTGATACTTGGTGTAAGTAGTGATTGATTGCTTCTCTACCCCCTTCAGTAATGGTATCCTTCCGTTCATTTCTCATGGCGTATTTCCTTTTGTTAGGACAAGCCTTTTACCGTCAATTTCTCTATTGTACATAATTATTTCTGTGACACAAACTTGATGTTATTAAATTCGTATCACATAAATGACTTTCTAATGGAGTAACTGTCGGTCAAAGCCTTGTCCTAACGAAATGAAATACACCTTACAAAGATGGATAGATGGAGTATTGAATAAATTTGGCTAGTAACTGTTTCCAACTACAACGTACCCATTTAATGGTGCTCATTGATCTGGATGGTATGTACAGGCACACGATGCTTGCCAAAGATTTCAATGTGGCGATGGATGGAAACTTCAGAATCCTGCGGTTCAGATGGATATTTGCATATAAACTGGTTGCTCCCAGGATGCTCAACTAAATTAAACTTTGTCCACACTCTCATGTGCTCCATTCTCTTGCAGTGACGAGGTTGAGTGAATTGTACCCATTTAATCGTGCTCTTTGATCTGGATGGTATGTACAGGCACACTGTGCTTCCCAAAGATTTCAATGTGGCAATTGATGGAAACTTCAGAATCCTGTGGTTCAGATGGATATTTGCATATAAACTTTTGCTCCCAGGATGCTCAACTGAAGTAAACTTTGTCCACACTCTCTCCTGCAGTGACGGTCCATTCTCCTGCAGTGACGGGGTTGAGTGAATTGTTAGAATTTAGATAATTGAATGCGCATTCTTATAAAATGCATTAGGTACAGAATTTACTTATTAGCGGGATGCATGAACTTATAGCAAATGTAGATCGCTAGCATTTAGTACCGAATGTACTTTGCCTTGTTATTTCCACAAGAGGAAGAACGGTTCAGGAGTAATCAGATTCTGTTGTGTATGTGAACCTGTTCAGACTAGCCATGAAGAATATTGTTCTTTGTGAACCATTCTGTTTAATACATTAAGAATATTGTTCTTGCTTTGTGAACCATTCTGTTTAGGCCTAGCCATTAAGAATATTGTTCTTTGTCACACAGGTCAAGACAATTCATTCCTCATGTTACAACTTCCTCCAGGAATGCTGCCTGGATTACATTGGCGGTTTTTCTTTGAGTAGCTGATGTACTTTGTATGGTGTATCAATTAATTCTTTTCTATTCTTGACTTTATTTACGGGTAGAGCATCTCttcttccttgctttgcttgaaaATTTGCTTCAAATATCAACTTTCTGATTTATATTCCTTTCTTCCCTGCCTCATAGCCTTATCTTTTACATGTAAATTTGCTTCAAATATCAACTTTTTGACTTATAGTTCTCTAAAGGCTCTTTAAGACGTTGATTTGGCAGATTTACTGTCTTTTTACTGGATACTTCTATTAGTGCTCCAGGATGTAATTGTTGTTGTGATAGAGCTACACTGATGGGGTGCTGATTCTGGTAAACGCCTTGGCAGCATTTGTTGCTTGCTGAATCAAAAAGCTCGGAATTCTACTATCGTTTCAATTCCTTTTCAATCAATGACTTCATTTAGTAATTTAATTAGCCGGTGGCCTGATGGAAGGTCAGGTTTAGTTACTATACGTGAAAATACTTATGTTACTCTAGCTGTATCTTCCCCCCCTTTTTCCTGTGTAACTTTGAACCATGTATGTGATTTTGCAACCTTTTGTAGTAAGAATTTATGAAACCATCTAGGCGTTATCTTATTTCATGTGTTATTTTATTCTTTCTTTATATGATTATTACTGTGTTCTGCTTAGCCTATCTTCTACATTTTAGTTTACTGGAGCTAACTGTGGAAGCACCGTATTACCATAACGACTGTCTTGAGGGCGCCTCACCAAGGGTGATGCTCCAAGAGATTGAAACTGAGGCGTAACTAGCTAACTACGGATTGGAGCAGGCACTAAAGAATTGGGTAGTCTCTGGAAGATTTGGCGCTGCCCTCTCTTTCGGTCATTTTCTTTACTGTTTTGAGTTTGTTAGGTTTGTTTTGCCCAACGGGGCATTGTTAACCCCAGTGCCTCAAGCACTTTGTGTGTTTGTACTTGGACCTTTTTTTAATATGAATATGTGCAGCTCTCCTGTGTTGTTTGAAACTAGTTCCTGAATGGTCATGCTTCCCATGACAGCTAGCTGATTACTATTCTTTTGGCCAAAGTCAAGATTGTGTCCATTGACAGAGTGAGGATCTCCATGTTACAGTGCTAGTTTGAAGATGTGAACTTTAAGATGGGGCTAATCTGTGCACAATTCATATGGACGAGAATATAGTCACCCATCTGCATAAAGAAGGAATTTATGAACCTGGTAccatttcatggatttataaaGTGGAAACTACTATCTAATGTGGACCTGGCGCCCGATGCTTGTGGTCCGTCACATTGCCATAGGCACATCAGATCAAATGGTATAATGCGTTCTAatgatttttattttgtatctGGACATGGCACAGATCAGTGCGTGCTGGGTTCTGTTGTGGCACCAGGTGGTCTTTTTATTGATGTAGCATATATGACGCTTTTACATCCTCCGGGTCATGGAACCTGTCGCTATGGCCGGCCTGTTATCTCTTGTCGGGTCAGTGCGAGCAAGCTGACCTTGGCTTGCTAGAGCCCAAGCACAAGCAGGCGGCCCGCCTTTCGCCAACGTAGGTCACTCGTCATCCAGCTTCCAGCCGCGCGGGTGTTGTTGCTTCATCGCGACTTTTGTACAGTGGTGGTAGTCCTGCATCCGTCAGGGATCGGTCTCGCGCAAACAAGCACAGCCCGTTCGCGAAGTGCTCGTGGCACGGCATCAGGGTTCATGGACCATTTGAGAGCCCAGCATTCTTCCTGCGCGGACGCCGGACGAAACGAAGAAGGGTCACATGTTTTCAGGCAAAAGGTTCGAACGACGGGAAGCCATGGGCGATCGGGAAATCCGATTTCTCGAGACGGGACGGGAAGCGACCACATGGCGCCTTCCGAACCATGGCCGTTGAGGGTGGGCCGTGTTCTGATACAAGCCGAATCTTTCTCCAACGTGCCTCGGATCAGATGCAACCCAGCGCGCTAGCCAACACAACACGCACACCACGTCGTGGAAGCAGCAGCCGCTGGCCACCCGCGTACCCCGCCGGGCCCATCACGATCCTTCGCTGCCTCCCGCTGCGATCGTGCGTCCCCACACCCCCACCCCGCCGTCGTCACGGCGGCCTCCAGTTAACAGGCGCATCGGCTCGGCCGCGCCCCCGCGCGCTGGACTCGCCGGGTTCACACGATCGCAACTACTACGCGTATTAgcgtcatgggctcatggccaCTAGTCAACACTCCACACAGTAAACTACTGCTTCCCCGGTCGGTGATCGCAGCCAGGAACGAACGTTCCCGGCGACACGGTACGGTGCCCCGGGCCGACACGTACGGGCGCATCCATGGTTCAAAAGGTCAGGTCCAGTTGAAAACAGTCTACAGTACACAAAccgggggaaaaaaaaagaacagttgGGGATGGGGATGGATGCTACGGACCTCAAACATGACCTGTGCCACGATTTTTTCCCACGGATTATCCGCGGAACCCGGAGGTCTGAATTCTGGGTGCCACGGGCGGACTCGCGACCGAGTCCGCAGCTGCGGCGTCCGGAATTCAGACGTGGCCCGCCCGCCAAGCAGAaaacgccggccggccggcgcgcgacGACCCCGCGTCGTACGCGTCGAGAGGACGGGCAGTTGCTAGCGACCCGGCGGCGACCTGGTGCCAGACACGGCAGCGACGACCCACTCACCTCTCCACCCCCCTCGCCCGGACGCCCACTGAATCGGCACCGCTCGCGTAGACCTCACCACCTGTACCCATCACCAGCGGAAGGCGGGCGCCGCGCCGGCACTCACGTTCGGTGCGGGGTGCGGCCGCCTGACGCCCCGTCCCCGTCGGCCCGACGCGAGATTTTGACGGGGTTTGGTTTcgatgggggcggggcggcACGCAGGCACGTACGCCGCAGGCGGCAGACGCGGGCCGTCGCTGTCTCCCCCTTACCCTCGCTCCAGGGTCCAGGTCCAGGGTCCCCACCGCTTTCCCCTCCTCCTTTTTCTCCACGGCGCGCGCAGCGGGCAGCGGGCAGGCGGCAGCGCACGAATCATTCCCGCGACCGGATCCGTTGCGTGATCCGCCAACCATGCGCCGCCGGGAGGCCCGCGTCCTTCCGTGCCCGCACGGCGCTCGGTCCTCCCGCCGGTTGGTGTCACCTGGCGGAGGCGTCGTGATTTCTTTAGGCGCAAGTGTGTCGGCCGGGGGATTGATTACCAAACACACCCGCCCGCCTCCTCACGAAAGTTCCACGCTGCGGCAGCTGCCAGCGGGTGCCGGCTTTTGTGCAGTCTCTCATGGCAGTACTAAATTACGTACGGAGACTGTCAGGAGGAACAATCA harbors:
- the LOC117848557 gene encoding zinc finger CCCH domain-containing protein 36 isoform X1; the encoded protein is MASAGGGGGATGEIPEVDMEVVERPPEEPGRVGLKRVRDPHSALGSYGFYGVTTAEKKPMLQPHVNALRLSSPSLGEYPENKTKRVTKICTFYAQGWCQNGKNCTFLHDREGFGSAKAGLLAPAGSGNHRGSEEGSQVQHQSNLKVPQFKYAEGSSKYELYRSLVHVYGEDNERLAHLADKQNLTTPGVSQGLPGSIDDSFTKRPTAPINELVRSLVVHEKNHKPFMGHPIGLAAETRRYLDVNTLNSDHQFQSSGMSISSDTLQFREKLSAYGGTTDNLPNTHQKEHRSSHASYSSCNLTGFRNLGYATSEISLGSPSLRATSQLGIQSHHLFRTGIEKVNLHRHIDVDKGCGTSRPALLSSSSLDPSIISAGPLSPIKDEVWETSVPFVPSFSFPTPPGSPYDPFVDCIEPPKVGNTDNLKSSNISFSISSQHTNPDVITDKSLNRDDKLTRNMSAIGANGPACLIASDRGRSSSLDVNNRVKACDRKNNVGSSDEKARDFRFHLAEHIKDLIKPIWKEGNLSKDAHKQVVKKSVEKVVDSIEPNQVPTTKEMIAKYITTNGSKIEKLVKASYSMRSKLLNVELLLDQDWSLDLMSMGA
- the LOC117848557 gene encoding zinc finger CCCH domain-containing protein 36 isoform X2; this translates as MASAGGGGGATGEIPEVDMEVVERPPEEPGRVGLKRVRDPHSALGSYGFYGVTTAEKKPMLQPHVNALRLSSPSLGEYPENKTKRVTKICTFYAQGWCQNGKNCTFLHDREGFGSAKAGLLAPAGSGNHRGSEEGSQVQHQSNLKVPQFKYAEGSSKYELYRSLVHVYGEDNERLAHLADKQNLTTPGVSQGLPGSIDDSFTKRPTAPINELVRSLVVHEKNHKPFMGHPIGLAAETRRYLDVNTLNSDHQFQSSGMSISSDTLQFREKLSAYGGTTDNLPNTHQKEHRSSHASYSSCNLTGFRNLGYATSEISLGSPSLRATSQLGIQSHHLFRTGIEKVNLHRHIDVDKGCGTSRPALLSSSSLDPSIISAGPLSPIKDEVWETSVPFVPSFSFPTPPGSPYDPFVDCIEPPKVGNTDNLKSSNISFSISSQHTNPDVITDKSLNRDDKLTRNMSAIGANGPACLIASDRGRSSSLDVNNRVKACDRKNNVGSSDEKARDFRFHLAEHIKDLIKPIWKEGNLSKDAHKQVVKKSVEKVVDSIEPNQVPTTKEMIAKYITTNGSKIEKLVKAYVDRHRTA